A genomic region of Ignavibacteria bacterium contains the following coding sequences:
- the groL gene encoding chaperonin GroEL (60 kDa chaperone family; promotes refolding of misfolded polypeptides especially under stressful conditions; forms two stacked rings of heptamers to form a barrel-shaped 14mer; ends can be capped by GroES; misfolded proteins enter the barrel where they are refolded when GroES binds), with protein sequence MSAKLIEFNLEARSKLKKGVDQLADAVKVTLGPKGRNVVIDKKFGAPTVTKDGVTVAKEIELEDPIENMGAQMVREVASKTSDVAGDGTTTATVLAQAIFAEGLKNVTAGANPMDLKRGIDLAVEAVVQNLKKLSKPVETSQEIEQVGAISANNDHSIGKIIAEAMDKVGKDGVITVEEAKGTETTLEVVEGMQFDRGYLSPYFVTNADTMEAVLEDPYILIHDKKISAMKDLLPILEKVAQSGRALLIIAEEVEGEALATLVVNKLRGTLRVCAVKAPGFGDRRKAMLEDIAILTGGTVISEEKGFKLENAQLSYLGQAARVVVDKDNTTIVEGKGKKEEIKKRINEIKVQIEKTTSDYDREKLQERMAKLSGGVAVLKVGAATEVEMKEKKARVEDALHATRAAVEEGIVPGGGVAYLRAMENLEVKVENEDQRTGVEIVKKALEAPIRHIVENAGWEGSVVVQKVKEGKDDFGFNANTEKFENLMKSGVIDPTKVARIALQNAASVASMLITTEAVIVEKPKKEQPMPPMPPGGGYDY encoded by the coding sequence ATGTCAGCAAAATTAATTGAATTCAATCTTGAGGCTCGAAGCAAACTTAAAAAAGGTGTCGACCAATTAGCCGATGCTGTTAAAGTCACACTTGGTCCAAAAGGACGTAATGTAGTGATTGACAAAAAATTTGGCGCACCTACAGTTACTAAAGACGGTGTAACTGTTGCAAAAGAAATCGAGCTTGAAGATCCAATTGAAAATATGGGAGCTCAAATGGTTCGTGAAGTTGCTTCCAAAACCAGTGATGTTGCTGGTGATGGAACAACTACAGCGACAGTATTAGCCCAAGCAATCTTTGCAGAAGGATTGAAGAATGTTACTGCTGGTGCTAACCCAATGGATCTTAAGAGAGGAATTGATTTAGCCGTTGAAGCAGTTGTTCAAAATTTAAAAAAGTTAAGCAAACCCGTAGAAACCTCTCAAGAGATTGAGCAAGTTGGTGCAATTTCAGCAAATAACGACCATTCAATCGGAAAGATAATTGCAGAAGCAATGGATAAAGTAGGAAAAGATGGTGTAATCACTGTCGAGGAAGCAAAAGGTACTGAAACTACCTTAGAAGTAGTAGAAGGAATGCAATTCGACCGTGGTTATCTTTCACCTTATTTCGTCACAAATGCCGATACGATGGAAGCTGTTCTTGAGGATCCATACATTTTAATTCACGATAAGAAAATTTCTGCAATGAAAGATCTTTTACCAATTCTTGAGAAAGTAGCTCAAAGTGGTCGCGCTCTTTTGATCATTGCCGAAGAAGTTGAAGGTGAAGCTTTAGCTACTTTGGTTGTAAACAAATTAAGAGGAACATTAAGAGTCTGTGCAGTAAAAGCTCCTGGCTTTGGTGATAGAAGAAAAGCAATGCTTGAAGATATTGCAATTCTAACTGGTGGTACCGTAATCTCTGAAGAAAAAGGATTTAAACTCGAAAACGCACAGCTCTCCTACTTGGGTCAAGCTGCTCGTGTTGTGGTTGATAAAGATAATACAACAATTGTTGAAGGTAAAGGTAAGAAAGAAGAAATCAAAAAGAGAATTAATGAAATTAAAGTTCAAATTGAAAAGACCACCAGTGACTACGATAGAGAAAAATTACAAGAGAGAATGGCAAAACTTTCTGGCGGTGTCGCTGTTCTGAAAGTTGGAGCTGCTACCGAAGTCGAGATGAAAGAGAAGAAAGCTCGTGTTGAAGATGCGTTACACGCTACCAGAGCAGCAGTTGAGGAAGGTATAGTTCCAGGTGGTGGTGTTGCTTACCTAAGAGCAATGGAAAATCTTGAAGTAAAAGTTGAAAACGAGGATCAGAGAACTGGTGTTGAAATTGTAAAGAAAGCACTTGAAGCTCCAATTCGACATATTGTAGAGAACGCTGGATGGGAAGGTTCAGTTGTTGTTCAGAAAGTAAAAGAAGGTAAAGATGATTTTGGGTTCAATGCTAATACAGAGAAATTCGAAAATTTAATGAAGAGCGGTGTTATTGATCCAACTAAAGTTGCAAGAATCGCATTACAAAATGCTGCATCAGTTGCTTCGATGTTAATCACAACTGAGGCTGTAATTGTAGAGAAACCTAAGAAAGAACAACCAATGCCACCAATGCCTCCAGGTGGTGGATATGATTATTAA
- a CDS encoding Hsp20/alpha crystallin family protein: MNTVENIKNQQDWERLIETEPLVKPVIDIIENDDDFIVKVYMPGVSKENIFLKLEDNVLTIFGKVDLNHVEDERFLLREKSYGHYFRQLNLSDKIDTTRIEAKLENGLLSIVLPKHESIKPKVISIN; the protein is encoded by the coding sequence ATGAATACTGTTGAAAACATCAAAAATCAACAAGACTGGGAAAGATTAATTGAAACTGAACCATTGGTAAAACCAGTGATTGATATCATTGAAAACGATGATGACTTCATTGTAAAGGTTTATATGCCTGGTGTAAGTAAAGAAAATATCTTTCTAAAACTTGAAGACAATGTTCTCACTATATTTGGTAAAGTTGACTTAAATCATGTTGAGGATGAAAGATTTCTCTTAAGAGAAAAGAGTTATGGTCATTACTTCAGACAACTAAATCTGTCTGATAAAATTGATACGACAAGAATTGAAGCTAAACTTGAGAACGGATTATTAAGCATTGTCTTACCAAAGCACGAGAGCATTAAGCCAAAGGTGATCTCAATTAATTAA
- the dnaK gene encoding molecular chaperone DnaK: MGKIIGIDLGTTNSCVAVMINNEPVVIPNSEGGRTTPSVVAFTKTGERIVGAAAKRQAITNPKNTIFSIKRFMGRRYDEVQHEIKLVPYEVVNEGGLARVRIGDRVYSPQEISAMILQKMKKTAEDYLGEPVTDAVITVPAYFNDAQRQATKDAGEIAGLNVRRIINEPTAAALAYGLDKKNKDLKVAVYDLGGGTFDISILELGDGVFEVKATNGDGHLGGDDFDQRLIDYIADEFMKQEGIDLRKDPMALQRLKEAAEKAKIELSGQLQTEVNLPYITATADGPKHLQMTITRAKFEQLVDDLIQRTIEPCKKALEAAGLTPNQIDEVILVGGSTRIPKVQQVVRELFGKEPHKGVNPDEVVAVGAAIQGAVLSGEIKDVLLLDVTPLSLGIETLGGVMTVLIPANTTIPTRKSEIFSTAADNQTSVEIHVLQGERPMAIDNRTLGRFILDGIPPAPRGVPQIEVTFDIDANGILHVSAKDKATGKEQSIRITASSGLTKEEIERMKRDAQEHAAEDKRKREEAELKNQADNLIFTTEKQLKEYGDKLSPDMKAKIQAALDQLKDAHKSGVISEIKAKMDALNSVWNEAATQMYQSAGSSSGAQSSSTGSTSGEKKDKDVEDASYEIIDDDKK, encoded by the coding sequence ATGGGAAAAATTATTGGTATTGATTTAGGAACAACGAACTCTTGCGTTGCTGTAATGATTAATAACGAACCTGTTGTTATTCCTAATTCAGAGGGCGGTAGAACAACCCCATCTGTTGTTGCATTTACTAAAACAGGGGAAAGAATTGTTGGTGCTGCTGCAAAACGTCAAGCTATTACTAATCCGAAGAATACAATCTTTTCAATTAAAAGATTTATGGGTAGGAGGTATGACGAAGTTCAACACGAAATTAAACTCGTTCCGTATGAAGTAGTAAATGAAGGAGGTCTGGCAAGAGTAAGAATTGGGGATCGAGTATATTCACCTCAAGAAATTTCTGCGATGATTTTGCAAAAGATGAAAAAGACTGCGGAAGATTATCTTGGCGAACCAGTCACTGATGCAGTAATAACTGTTCCAGCTTACTTTAACGATGCTCAAAGACAGGCTACAAAGGATGCGGGTGAAATTGCTGGTCTAAATGTTAGAAGAATTATAAACGAACCAACTGCTGCTGCATTGGCTTACGGTCTCGATAAGAAAAATAAAGATTTGAAAGTTGCCGTTTATGATTTGGGTGGTGGTACTTTTGATATTTCAATTCTTGAATTAGGTGATGGTGTTTTTGAAGTTAAAGCTACAAATGGTGATGGTCACTTAGGCGGTGATGATTTTGATCAACGATTAATTGATTACATTGCTGATGAATTTATGAAACAGGAGGGGATTGATTTACGCAAAGATCCGATGGCATTGCAAAGATTGAAAGAAGCAGCTGAGAAAGCTAAGATTGAACTTTCTGGGCAATTACAGACGGAAGTCAATTTGCCATACATTACTGCAACCGCTGATGGTCCAAAACATTTACAAATGACAATTACACGAGCAAAATTCGAACAACTCGTTGATGATTTAATCCAAAGAACTATTGAACCATGCAAGAAAGCACTCGAAGCCGCTGGCTTAACTCCAAATCAGATTGATGAAGTAATTCTTGTTGGTGGTTCAACAAGAATTCCAAAAGTTCAGCAGGTTGTTCGTGAATTATTTGGCAAAGAACCTCATAAAGGTGTAAACCCAGATGAAGTTGTTGCAGTTGGTGCTGCTATTCAAGGTGCTGTTCTTAGTGGCGAAATAAAAGATGTTCTCTTGTTAGATGTCACGCCTCTGTCACTCGGTATTGAAACTCTCGGTGGAGTAATGACAGTTTTGATCCCTGCAAATACAACAATTCCAACTCGAAAAAGTGAAATATTCTCAACGGCGGCTGATAATCAGACTTCAGTTGAGATTCATGTCTTGCAGGGTGAACGACCGATGGCAATAGATAATAGAACACTTGGTCGTTTCATACTCGATGGAATTCCACCTGCACCGAGAGGTGTTCCACAAATTGAAGTTACATTCGATATTGATGCTAATGGTATCCTGCATGTCTCGGCTAAAGATAAAGCAACTGGTAAAGAACAAAGTATCAGAATTACAGCATCCAGTGGTTTAACTAAAGAAGAAATTGAGCGGATGAAACGAGATGCTCAAGAACATGCAGCTGAAGATAAACGAAAACGTGAAGAAGCTGAATTGAAAAATCAGGCTGATAATCTAATCTTCACAACTGAGAAACAATTAAAAGAATATGGTGATAAATTATCACCCGATATGAAAGCTAAAATTCAGGCTGCTCTTGATCAATTAAAAGATGCCCATAAATCAGGTGTAATATCCGAGATCAAAGCCAAAATGGATGCATTGAATAGTGTATGGAATGAAGCTGCAACTCAGATGTATCAAAGCGCTGGAAGTTCTTCAGGTGCTCAAAGTAGCTCAACGGGTTCTACATCTGGTGAGAAGAAAGATAAAGATGTAGAAGACGCTTCTTATGAAATAATTGATGATGATAAAAAATAA
- a CDS encoding Hsp20/alpha crystallin family protein, with the protein MTLVKFNPFKELETLSERMRSLFDDLPTAFNWDFTSTFYPRVDISEDENNVYVTAELPGVDKKDVKVTLQDNVLTIEGEKKSEVKDEKKNYYRIERTYGSFCRSFALPAEVDPDKVKAKFENGMLMIEAAKKEPTPANKKLIEIK; encoded by the coding sequence ATGACATTAGTAAAATTCAATCCATTCAAAGAACTTGAAACCTTGAGCGAAAGAATGAGAAGTTTGTTTGATGATTTACCAACAGCATTCAATTGGGATTTCACCTCAACATTCTATCCGAGAGTAGATATCTCGGAGGATGAGAACAATGTTTATGTAACTGCTGAGTTGCCAGGTGTTGATAAAAAAGATGTAAAAGTTACTTTGCAGGACAATGTCCTCACAATTGAGGGCGAGAAAAAATCTGAAGTTAAAGACGAGAAAAAGAACTATTACAGAATTGAAAGAACTTATGGTTCCTTCTGCCGCAGCTTCGCCTTACCTGCTGAGGTAGATCCTGATAAGGTCAAGGCTAAATTCGAGAATGGTATGTTAATGATTGAAGCTGCGAAGAAAGAACCAACTCCAGCTAATAAGAAATTAATTGAAATTAAATAA
- a CDS encoding biotin--[acetyl-CoA-carboxylase] ligase: MRFNIDLMKSQLTSNLTNLEIEYFEEIDSTNTYLLKRKNFSNKILVIADYQTAGRGRFNRKWLSDPSKNLMFSIGLKNVDHSDLQKFSFFTPLSIQEAVEDFMNFKLKIKWPNDLIFENKKVCGILIESQIENNEKAKVVVGIGINVNQTEFTPELEDKASSLKIIKGEEINREILLARILTKFFYYLENLKNNFDEVYQSYREKCVGIGQNITVLFDREIYSGILLDINRNGELELLVEDKKFSFKSGEITLLKE, encoded by the coding sequence ATGAGATTTAATATTGATTTAATGAAATCCCAGCTCACTTCAAACCTTACTAACCTGGAAATCGAATATTTTGAAGAAATTGATTCCACTAATACTTACTTACTTAAAAGAAAAAATTTCTCCAATAAAATTCTAGTTATCGCTGATTATCAAACTGCAGGAAGGGGTAGGTTTAATCGTAAGTGGTTATCTGATCCATCGAAAAATTTAATGTTTTCGATTGGATTAAAAAATGTAGATCATTCAGACTTACAAAAATTTAGCTTTTTTACTCCCCTCTCAATACAGGAAGCTGTTGAAGATTTTATGAATTTTAAGTTGAAAATTAAATGGCCAAATGACCTAATATTTGAAAACAAAAAAGTTTGCGGAATTTTAATAGAGTCACAGATTGAAAATAACGAAAAAGCAAAAGTTGTAGTTGGAATTGGAATTAATGTAAATCAGACAGAATTCACACCAGAACTGGAAGATAAAGCGAGTTCCCTGAAAATTATTAAAGGCGAAGAAATTAATCGTGAAATTTTATTAGCCAGAATATTGACAAAATTTTTCTATTACCTTGAGAATTTAAAAAATAATTTTGATGAAGTTTATCAAAGCTACAGAGAAAAATGTGTTGGAATAGGTCAGAATATTACTGTTCTCTTTGATCGAGAAATTTACTCAGGTATATTGCTCGACATAAATAGAAATGGCGAACTTGAACTATTAGTTGAAGACAAAAAATTTTCATTTAAATCCGGTGAAATAACTTTACTTAAGGAGTGA
- a CDS encoding type III pantothenate kinase — MLLAIDTGNTHTTFGIYQDDQLKFTFRLSTKAVHDKEVFSDFLKCTLQSLNVSLLDITDCGISSVVPSVDKNLELVVQNLFKIEPFFITPSIQLPFNLLVDNPTEVGSDRICNVAGGFTKYGGPLAIVSFGTATVYDIVSKNGDFLGGIIAPGIQTSARALYQAAEKLPEVELIFPEKVIGTNTITNMQSGIMFGALDAFEGMINRIKEELNSDVKIVITGGFSKLIYGKTKLKVNLEFDLVLEGIKILIERQKKND, encoded by the coding sequence ATGCTTTTAGCAATTGATACAGGAAATACTCATACAACTTTTGGAATATATCAAGATGATCAATTAAAGTTTACTTTTAGATTGTCAACCAAAGCTGTGCATGATAAAGAAGTATTTTCAGATTTTTTAAAGTGCACTTTGCAATCGCTCAATGTTTCATTGCTGGATATTACTGATTGCGGCATTTCTTCCGTTGTTCCATCAGTTGATAAAAATTTAGAATTAGTTGTTCAAAATTTATTTAAGATCGAACCTTTCTTTATCACACCTTCAATTCAACTCCCCTTCAATTTACTGGTCGATAATCCCACTGAAGTTGGTTCAGATAGAATTTGTAATGTTGCTGGTGGTTTTACGAAATACGGAGGTCCACTCGCAATAGTAAGCTTTGGTACAGCAACTGTGTATGATATTGTATCAAAGAATGGTGATTTTTTAGGTGGAATTATTGCACCAGGAATTCAAACTTCAGCAAGAGCTTTATATCAAGCTGCTGAGAAACTTCCAGAAGTAGAATTAATTTTCCCCGAAAAAGTAATTGGTACCAATACTATAACAAATATGCAGTCAGGCATTATGTTCGGCGCACTTGATGCTTTTGAGGGAATGATTAATCGGATAAAGGAAGAATTGAATTCAGATGTTAAGATTGTTATAACTGGAGGTTTCTCAAAATTGATTTATGGGAAAACAAAATTAAAAGTAAATCTCGAATTTGATTTGGTTCTTGAAGGTATCAAAATCTTAATTGAAAGACAGAAAAAAAATGACTAA
- a CDS encoding cysteine desulfurase, protein MTKYRDVYLDYAATTPLHPEVLDAMLPYLKDKFGNPSSIHKFGQETRAAIEIARDDLAKLLNAKQSEIYFTSGGTEAINFALIGTAKALKKDYGKDEIITSLIEHHAVLETCKFLETEGFKVTYLKPDKMGRINHKQIEQSITDKTGLVSLIHINNEIGSINDIYSISEITSKNKIIFHIDAVQSFGKFKFDLAKLKVDLLSASAHKINGPKGAGFLYIRTGTPISPIIFGGAQERNRRGGTENVAGIIGLATAAKISHSKLEENHSIVLQIKNYMIEKLREFNDKILFNSPLENCTPYILNISFNPDYYNIDENTLIMNFAIRGVAVSSGSACTSGVLEPSHVLIGLGYDKSRASSAVRFSFSPQTTIEEIDYTILVMKEIIELLKKS, encoded by the coding sequence ATGACTAAATATCGAGATGTTTATTTAGATTACGCTGCTACTACGCCGCTCCATCCTGAAGTTCTTGATGCTATGCTTCCATACCTCAAAGATAAATTTGGCAACCCATCATCGATACATAAATTTGGACAGGAAACTCGTGCAGCAATTGAAATTGCACGAGATGATCTTGCAAAACTACTCAATGCCAAACAAAGCGAAATATATTTCACAAGCGGCGGAACAGAAGCAATTAATTTTGCTTTAATTGGAACTGCAAAAGCATTAAAAAAAGATTATGGAAAAGATGAAATAATCACATCACTAATTGAACATCACGCTGTATTAGAAACCTGCAAATTCCTCGAAACTGAAGGATTTAAGGTTACTTACTTAAAACCTGATAAAATGGGAAGAATTAACCACAAACAAATTGAACAATCAATTACTGATAAAACAGGATTGGTCTCATTAATTCATATAAACAATGAAATTGGTTCAATAAATGATATCTATTCAATTTCTGAGATAACTAGCAAGAATAAAATTATTTTTCATATCGATGCAGTCCAGAGTTTTGGAAAATTCAAATTTGATTTAGCGAAATTAAAAGTTGACTTATTATCAGCTTCAGCTCATAAAATAAACGGACCAAAAGGAGCAGGCTTCTTATATATTAGAACTGGAACCCCTATCTCACCAATCATTTTTGGGGGTGCGCAGGAGAGAAATCGGAGAGGTGGAACTGAAAATGTAGCAGGTATTATTGGCTTAGCCACCGCAGCCAAAATTTCACATTCAAAATTAGAAGAGAATCACTCTATAGTTCTTCAAATAAAAAATTATATGATTGAAAAGCTTCGTGAATTTAATGATAAAATTCTCTTTAATTCCCCACTAGAAAACTGCACACCGTATATCCTAAACATTTCTTTTAATCCAGATTACTATAATATCGATGAGAATACATTAATTATGAATTTTGCCATTAGAGGAGTTGCTGTTTCAAGCGGCTCAGCATGTACAAGCGGTGTATTGGAACCATCACATGTTTTAATTGGACTTGGATATGACAAAAGTAGAGCCTCTAGTGCTGTTAGATTCTCGTTCAGTCCTCAAACAACTATCGAAGAAATTGATTATACTATTCTTGTTATGAAAGAAATTATTGAACTTCTCAAAAAGAGTTAA
- a CDS encoding SLC13/DASS family transporter — MNEAISKFDKIRSLLGFITGPVLFIIILILPTPQNFIDYLQSNFSSLSASEISQLSYSMKIVLALLLMMVILWITEAIPIPATAILPAVILPLFKVSGVAGKEIYFFNGKNVLANYANPIIYLFLSGFLIARAMQKWNLDKRLTYSILSVKDLANKPKSIVLAMIFISALLSMWISNTATTAMLLPLVIGIVRITKTTNNNFAKALSLSIAYGASIGGVATLIGTPPNGICVSILRTSGMGEINFLEWMKLGLPITFISIPIVWILLINVFSINQVEIQNGKDFIYGLKENLGSISKGEKLTLLSFIILLILWISNPFWEHLLPEKILNQLTYFDENIIALSVAILMFFIPVDWKNRKFVLDWEDSKFIDWGTLLLFGGGIALSDAMFKTGLAGWIAKSSINLIGNANILLVLVIVIILMELLTEVTSNTAVTSMMIPILLSISNGLNIDGKLLALAATFAASMAFMLPVATPPNAIVYSTGQLKITDMLKAGIFLDLCTWLIIILVLYIFGHLIFRMVNF; from the coding sequence ATGAATGAAGCTATTTCAAAATTTGATAAAATAAGAAGTTTATTAGGATTTATTACTGGTCCTGTTTTATTCATAATTATTCTGATTTTGCCGACTCCACAGAACTTTATTGATTACCTTCAATCAAACTTTTCAAGTTTATCAGCTTCAGAAATTTCACAGCTTTCATACAGTATGAAAATTGTACTGGCTTTGCTACTGATGATGGTGATTTTATGGATAACAGAGGCAATTCCAATCCCAGCAACTGCAATTCTGCCAGCAGTCATTCTTCCATTATTCAAAGTTAGTGGAGTTGCTGGAAAGGAAATCTATTTTTTTAATGGGAAGAATGTGCTTGCTAATTATGCTAATCCAATAATTTATCTTTTTCTAAGTGGATTTTTGATTGCAAGGGCTATGCAAAAATGGAATCTGGATAAGCGTTTAACTTATTCAATATTAAGCGTTAAAGATCTTGCTAATAAACCGAAGTCAATAGTTTTGGCGATGATATTTATTTCAGCTTTACTCTCAATGTGGATTTCAAATACTGCAACGACAGCAATGTTGCTTCCACTCGTCATTGGAATTGTTAGAATTACAAAAACAACTAACAACAATTTTGCAAAAGCCCTGTCTTTATCTATTGCTTATGGTGCATCAATTGGAGGAGTTGCAACCTTGATCGGAACACCTCCAAATGGAATTTGCGTTTCGATTTTACGCACATCTGGTATGGGAGAGATTAACTTTCTTGAGTGGATGAAATTAGGTCTTCCCATAACTTTTATTAGTATTCCAATAGTTTGGATTTTGCTCATAAATGTTTTTTCAATCAATCAAGTTGAAATTCAAAATGGTAAAGATTTTATATATGGCTTAAAAGAAAATTTAGGTTCTATTTCTAAGGGTGAGAAATTAACCCTATTAAGTTTTATTATTCTATTAATCTTATGGATAAGTAATCCATTCTGGGAACATCTGCTTCCTGAGAAAATTCTAAATCAACTCACTTATTTCGATGAAAACATAATTGCTCTATCAGTTGCAATCTTAATGTTCTTTATCCCTGTTGATTGGAAGAACCGAAAATTTGTTCTCGATTGGGAAGACTCAAAATTTATTGATTGGGGGACTTTATTACTTTTTGGCGGTGGTATTGCTTTATCAGATGCAATGTTTAAGACTGGACTCGCTGGCTGGATTGCAAAAAGTTCAATTAACCTGATCGGTAATGCAAATATTTTATTAGTTTTAGTTATAGTGATTATCCTGATGGAATTACTAACAGAAGTAACTTCGAATACAGCTGTGACTTCGATGATGATACCAATTCTCCTTTCAATTTCTAATGGGTTAAATATAGATGGTAAATTACTCGCACTTGCAGCAACATTTGCAGCTTCAATGGCTTTTATGCTGCCAGTTGCAACACCACCCAATGCAATAGTTTATAGTACGGGGCAATTAAAAATTACTGACATGCTCAAGGCTGGAATTTTTCTCGATTTAT